One window of the Proteiniborus ethanoligenes genome contains the following:
- the mreC gene encoding rod shape-determining protein MreC, whose product MTIFKKIKGRMIVAIVTIILIVIIGISGSNREKITSFENFIGNLITPIQKAFNNGGESVVGAVKSVGSMTQLRNENQELKEEVAKLRDKVRSYEDIVSKSEYLRNAAILKEKSKFNLVQAQIVGKDPGNWFDRFVIDKGTKDGIKKGDAVIQGIEVDGNVITEGLVGRIVEVGDNWAKVIAIIDGGSSLSFNVIRTQDGGIIKGDFEENISGYLFDAKADVVKGDKLLTSGLGGIFIKGLYIGEISEISKNSDDLLVNIKVKPAINFNKLQDVFVITGK is encoded by the coding sequence ATGACCATATTTAAAAAGATAAAGGGGAGAATGATAGTAGCTATTGTTACTATCATTCTAATTGTAATTATCGGAATATCTGGAAGTAACAGAGAAAAAATAACATCCTTTGAAAACTTTATAGGCAATCTAATTACTCCTATTCAAAAGGCTTTTAATAACGGCGGAGAATCTGTTGTAGGAGCCGTAAAATCTGTAGGAAGCATGACACAACTAAGAAACGAAAATCAAGAGCTTAAAGAAGAAGTTGCTAAGCTAAGGGATAAGGTTAGAAGCTATGAAGATATAGTTAGTAAATCAGAATATCTAAGAAATGCAGCTATATTGAAGGAAAAATCAAAATTTAATCTTGTCCAGGCCCAAATAGTCGGCAAGGATCCTGGTAACTGGTTTGATAGGTTTGTAATAGATAAGGGGACAAAGGATGGTATTAAAAAAGGTGATGCTGTAATACAAGGAATAGAAGTAGATGGAAATGTTATTACAGAAGGTTTAGTTGGAAGGATTGTTGAAGTAGGAGATAATTGGGCTAAGGTTATTGCCATAATTGACGGAGGCAGCAGCTTAAGCTTTAATGTAATAAGAACTCAAGATGGTGGAATAATCAAAGGTGATTTTGAAGAAAATATTTCAGGATATCTTTTTGATGCTAAAGCTGATGTAGTAAAGGGAGACAAGCTATTAACTTCTGGATTAGGTGGAATATTTATTAAAGGATTATATATTGGGGAGATAAGTGAGATTTCTAAGAATAGCGATGACCTTTTAGTAAATATAAAAGTAAAACCAGCTATTAACTTTAACAAACTTCAGGATGTTTTCGTTATAACTGGAAAATAG
- the mreD gene encoding rod shape-determining protein MreD, giving the protein MRYFVITIIGIVSFLIQSTILQHVRIFGVIPNISLIIIVCLSLLAGKKTGSILGLLLGFLQDIVFFDVIGVHALIYFIIGYLIGLTDKKVFKENLFLPFIFTIMATFVFHVIYFVFMYFSSINIDFTKLITNIVVLESIFNSLLSIIFYKQFLKLYRQPQISFGKK; this is encoded by the coding sequence TTGAGATACTTTGTAATAACTATTATAGGAATAGTGAGCTTTTTAATACAATCTACCATATTACAACATGTAAGGATATTTGGCGTTATACCCAATATTTCTTTAATTATTATTGTTTGTCTTTCTCTTTTGGCAGGAAAAAAGACTGGCAGCATTTTAGGTCTCCTTTTAGGTTTTCTGCAGGATATAGTTTTTTTTGACGTGATAGGAGTACATGCATTGATTTATTTTATTATAGGCTACTTAATTGGTCTTACAGACAAAAAAGTCTTTAAGGAAAATCTATTTTTGCCTTTCATCTTCACTATTATGGCAACATTTGTTTTTCATGTAATTTACTTTGTATTTATGTATTTTTCATCTATAAATATTGATTTTACAAAGCTTATAACTAATATTGTAGTACTTGAATCTATTTTCAATTCATTATTGTCTATTATTTTCTATAAGCAATTTTTGAAACTATATCGACAGCCGCAAATAAGCTTTGGGAAAAAGTAA